The Larimichthys crocea isolate SSNF chromosome XI, L_crocea_2.0, whole genome shotgun sequence genome has a segment encoding these proteins:
- the plcb4b gene encoding 1-phosphatidylinositol 4,5-bisphosphate phosphodiesterase beta-4 isoform X2, with protein MTKSYEFNWQKHLPEFMQEGTSFDRFDEDPYIFEPNCQMRVDEYGFFITWKSEGKEGQVLECSLINSIRVGAVPKDPKILSSFEAIGKTEADLEGCIICICSGTDLVNLNFMFMVAENPDTARKWIEGLRSVIHNFKANNVCPMTCLKKHWMRMCFLTNVNGKIPVRGITRTFASGKTEKGIFQALKDLGLPSGKNDEIEPSDFTFDIFYALTQKICPRTDIEELFKNINGNKTDYLTVDQLVSFLNENQRDPRLNEILFPFYDPKRAMQIIEKYERDEELKKKGHMSSDGFCRYLMSDENAPVFLDRLELYQEMDQSLAHYFISSSHNTYLTGRQFGGKSSVEMYRQVLLSGCRCVELDCWDGKGDDQEPIITHGKAMCTDILFKDVIQAIKETAFVTSEYPVILSFENHCSKPQQYKMAKYCEEIFGELLLKQPLENYPIESARPLPSPNDLKRKILIKNKRLKPEVEQKQLEAFKKRIEAGETNTPAIILGEENEDDVENGEKDAEDKDLNSEAPSLSEATSEKEANSVSQSNAVSSRKEEERSNSIKKVPDDEVTEMSEVTEATDATDISEASDQENNKKGVEEAEDSEEALIAQYTYEGATTNIHPYLSAMVNYAQPVKFQSFDVAEERNIHHNMSSFNESVGLGYLKTNAIEFVNYNKRQMSRIYPKGGRVDSSNYMPQIFWNAGCQMVSLNFQTPDLAMQLNQGKFEYNGSCGYLLKPDFMRRSDRMFDPFSETPVDGVIAATCSVQVFSGQFLSDKKIGTYVEVDMYGLPTDTIRKEFRTRMVMNNGLNPAYNEEPFVFRKVILPDLAVLRIAVYDDNNKLIGQRILPLDGLQAGYRHISLRNEGNKPLSLPTIFCQIILKTYVPDGFGAIVDALSDPKKFLTIAEKRADQMKALGIDTNDIADVPSGSSKNDKKGKGRDTVKASVTPQASSDMAQTSNSAQNNTAETKKDTALVPIVSIDDLKQMKTYLKLVKKQQKELSALKKKHSKDQNTMQKAHCTQVDKMVSQHDKEKTTLEKLLEKAIKKRGENNCQELKKETEDKIQSLVADHKVKVKDITAQHTKEWSELISSHSSEEQEIKDGHVTQQCEHLKKLLATVQEQQIMQLKLIHERQSKEMRANQAKMSMENSKAISQDKTIKNKAERERRVRELNSSNTKKFLDERKRLAMKHQKEMEQLEKKQREQLEKLEKFNEQAKDMQQMVKLEEEMDRRPATVV; from the exons ATGACAAAGTCCTACGAGTTCAACTGGCAGAAGCACCTGCCTGAGTTCATGCAGGAAGGCACCTCCTTCGACAGGTTTGAtgag GATCCTTACATCTTTGAGCCCAACTGTCAGATGAGGGTGGACGAGTATGGTTTCTTCATCACCTGGAAGAGTGAGGGAAAG GAAGGCCAGGTTCTCGAGTGTTCCCTCATCAACAGTATCCGTGTTGGTGCCGTCCCAAAG gacCCCAAGATCTTGTCGTCATTCGAGGCCATCGGAAAGACGGAGGCAGACTTGGAGGGCTGCATCATCTGCATCTGCAGCGGCACTGACCTGGTCAACCTCAACTTCATGTTCATGGTGGCGGAGAACCCAGACACAGCCAGG aAATGGATCGAGGGTTTGAGGTCAGTGATTCACAACTTCAAGGCCAACAACGTCTGTCCAATGACCTGCCTCAAGAAACA TTGGATGAGAATGTGCTTCCTGACCAATGTGAATGGGAAGATTCCTGTGAGAGG CATTACTCGAACATTTGCAtctggaaagacagaaaaagggaTCTTTCAGGCCCTCAAGGATCTTGGCCTTCCTAGTGGAAAG AATGATGAGATTGAACCATCAGATTTCACCTTTGACATTTTCTACGCGCTCACACAGAAGATCTGCCCTCGCACAGACATAGAGGAACTTTTCAAGAACAT CAATGGGAACAAAACTGATTATTTAACTGTAGACCAGTTAGTCAGCTTTCTGAATGAA AACCAGCGTGACCCTAGGTTAAATGAGATCCTGTTCCCGTTCTACGACCCCAAGAGAGCCATGCAGATCATTGAGAAAtatgagagagatgaagaattAAAGAAGAAAG GTCACATGTCCAGTGACGGGTTCTGCCGGTACCTGATGTCAGATGAAAATGCTCCAGTTTTCTTGGACCGGCTGGAGCTGTACCAGGAAATGGACCAGTCGCTGGCCCACTACTTCATCAGCTCCTCCCACAACACTTACCTGACAGGGCGACAGTTTGGAGGGAAGTCTTCAGTAGAGATGTACCGTCAGGTCCTGCTGTCTGGATGCAG ATGTGTGGAGCTGGACTGCTGGGATGGGAAAGGAGATGACCAGGAGCCCATTATCACTCATGGCAAGGCCATGTGCACAGACATCCTGTTcaag GATGTTATCCAAGCTATCAAGGAGACAGCATTCGTCACTTCAGAGTACcctgttattttgtcctttGAAAACCATTGCAG TAAACCACAACAGTACAAGATGGCCAAGTATTGTGAGGAGATCTTTGGTGAATTACTCCTCAAACAACCTCTGGAAAACTACCCG ATTGAATCTGCGCGCCCGTTACCCTCCCCAAATGACCTGAAACGCAAAATCCTCATCAAAAACAAACGCTTGAAACCTGAAGTTGAACAGA aACAGCTCGAGGCCTTCAAGAAACGCATAGAGGCAGGAGAGACCAACACGCCTGCTATCATTTTGGGAGAGGAGAATGAAGACGACGTAGAGAACG gagAAAAAGATGCTGAGGATAAGGATTTGAATTCAGAGGCTCCCAGTTTGTCAGAGGCAACCAGTGAGAAAGAGGCCAACAGTGTTTCCCAGAGTAACGCTGTCAGCtcgaggaaagaagaagagcgcAGCAACAGTATCAAGAAG GTGCCTGATGATGAAGTGACAGAGATGTCTGAAGTCACAGAAGCAACAGACGCCACAGACATCTCAGAAGCATCTGACCAAGAAAATAACAAGAAG GGAGTCGAGGAGGCGGAAGACTCTGAAGAGGCTCTGATAGCTCAGTACACCTACGAAGGAGCCACCACTAACATCCACCCGTATCTCTCAGCCATGGTCAACTACGCACAGCCTGTCAAGTTCCAGAGTTTCGATGTGGCGGAGG aaAGGAACATTCACCACAACATGTCATCTTTTAATGAGTCTGTCGGTCTGGGCTATCTAAAGACCAATGCCATCGAGTTTGTCAA CTACAACAAGCGTCAGATGAGCCGTATCTACCCCAAAGGGGGCCGTGTGGACTCCAGTAATTACATGCCTCAGATCTTCTGGAACGCAGGCTGCCAGATGGTCTCACTCAACTTCCAGACCCCAG ATCTGGCCATGCAGTTGAACCAGGGGAAGTTTGAGTACAACGGCTCCTGCGG gtacCTGCTGAAGCCCGACTTCATGCGGCGATCAGACAGGATGTTTGACCCTTTCTCAGAGACACCGGTGGATGGCGTCATCGCTGCAACCTGCAGCGTACAG GTGTTCTCTGGTCAGTTCCTGTCAGATAAGAAAATTGGCACATACGTTGAGGTGGACATGTATGGGCTTCCGACAGACACCATCCGGAAGGAGTTCCGCACACGTATGGTGATGAACAATGGACTGAACCCAGCCTACAACGAGGAGCCCTTCGTCTTCAGAAAG GTGATATTACCGGATCTGGCAGTACTGCGCATCGCCGTCtacgacgacaacaacaagcTGATTGGTCAACGCATCCTGCCTCTGGACGGCCTGCAGGCTGGCTACCGTCACATCTCGCTGAGGAACGAGGGCAACAAGCCCTTGTCGTTGCCCACCATCTTCTGCCAAATCATCCTCAAGACCTACGTGCCCGACGGCTTTGGAG CAATCGTGGATGCCCTGTCAGACCCAAAGAAGTTCTTGACCATTGCAGAAAAGAGAGCTGATCAGATGAAGGCGTTGGGGATTGACACG AATGACATAGCAGACGTTCCCAGTGGAAGCTCAAAGAACGACAAGAAGGGAAAGGGGAGAGACACGGTGAAGGCCAGTGTGACACCGCAGGCCAGCTCAGACATGGCCCAGACCTCCAACTCCGCCCAAAATAACACCGCAGAAACCAAGAAGG ATACTGCACTCGTGCCTATTGTCAGCATCGACGacttaaaacaaatgaag ACGTACCTTAAACTGgttaaaaagcagcagaaggaGCTCAGCGCTTTAAAGAAGAAACACTCAAAG GATCAAAATACAATGCAGAAGGCCCACTGCACCCAGGTGGACAAGATGGTGTCTCAGCATGACAAGGAGAAGACAACCCTGGAGAAACTACTAGAGAAGGCCATCAAGAAGCGAGG GGAAAACAACTGCCAAGAgctgaagaaagagacagaggataAGATCCAATCGCTTGTTGCTGATCACAAAGTCAAG gtaaaggacatcacagcacagcacacGAAAGAGTGGTCAGAGCTGATCAGTAGTCACAGCAGTGAGGAGCAGGAGATAAAGGACGGCCACGTCACACAGCAGTGTGAACACCTCAAGAAACTCCTGGCCACTGTCCAGGAACAGCAGATCATGCAGCTCAAACTCATCCATGAACG GCAGAGCAAAGAGATGCGTGCCAACCAGGCCAAGATGTCTATGGAAAACAGTAAAGCCATCAGCCAGGACAAGACCATAAAAAacaaggcagagagagagag GAGAGTGCGGGAGttgaacagcagcaacaccaaGAAGTTCTTGGATGAGAGGAAGAGG ctggCCATGAAGCATCAGAAGGAGATGGAGCAGctagagaaaaaacagagagaacagttGGAGAAACTGGAGAAGTTCAATGAGCAG GCCAAGGACATGCAGCAGATGGTGAagttggaggaggagatggaccGCAGACCTGCCACGGTGGTGTGA
- the plcb4b gene encoding 1-phosphatidylinositol 4,5-bisphosphate phosphodiesterase beta-4 isoform X1, with the protein MTKSYEFNWQKHLPEFMQEGTSFDRFDEDPYIFEPNCQMRVDEYGFFITWKSEGKEGQVLECSLINSIRVGAVPKDPKILSSFEAIGKTEADLEGCIICICSGTDLVNLNFMFMVAENPDTARKWIEGLRSVIHNFKANNVCPMTCLKKHWMRMCFLTNVNGKIPVRGITRTFASGKTEKGIFQALKDLGLPSGKNDEIEPSDFTFDIFYALTQKICPRTDIEELFKNINGNKTDYLTVDQLVSFLNENQRDPRLNEILFPFYDPKRAMQIIEKYERDEELKKKGHMSSDGFCRYLMSDENAPVFLDRLELYQEMDQSLAHYFISSSHNTYLTGRQFGGKSSVEMYRQVLLSGCRCVELDCWDGKGDDQEPIITHGKAMCTDILFKDVIQAIKETAFVTSEYPVILSFENHCSKPQQYKMAKYCEEIFGELLLKQPLENYPIESARPLPSPNDLKRKILIKNKRLKPEVEQKQLEAFKKRIEAGETNTPAIILGEENEDDVENGEKDAEDKDLNSEAPSLSEATSEKEANSVSQSNAVSSRKEEERSNSIKKVPDDEVTEMSEVTEATDATDISEASDQENNKKGVEEAEDSEEALIAQYTYEGATTNIHPYLSAMVNYAQPVKFQSFDVAEERNIHHNMSSFNESVGLGYLKTNAIEFVNYNKRQMSRIYPKGGRVDSSNYMPQIFWNAGCQMVSLNFQTPDLAMQLNQGKFEYNGSCGYLLKPDFMRRSDRMFDPFSETPVDGVIAATCSVQVFSGQFLSDKKIGTYVEVDMYGLPTDTIRKEFRTRMVMNNGLNPAYNEEPFVFRKVILPDLAVLRIAVYDDNNKLIGQRILPLDGLQAGYRHISLRNEGNKPLSLPTIFCQIILKTYVPDGFGAIVDALSDPKKFLTIAEKRADQMKALGIDTNDIADVPSGSSKNDKKGKGRDTVKASVTPQASSDMAQTSNSAQNNTAETKKDTALVPIVSIDDLKQMKTYLKLVKKQQKELSALKKKHSKDQNTMQKAHCTQVDKMVSQHDKEKTTLEKLLEKAIKKRGENNCQELKKETEDKIQSLVADHKVKVKDITAQHTKEWSELISSHSSEEQEIKDGHVTQQCEHLKKLLATVQEQQIMQLKLIHERQSKEMRANQAKMSMENSKAISQDKTIKNKAERERRVRELNSSNTKKFLDERKRLAMKHQKEMEQLEKKQREQLEKLEKFNEQLLKSHHANKQVQGQGHAADGEVGGGDGPQTCHGGVSN; encoded by the exons ATGACAAAGTCCTACGAGTTCAACTGGCAGAAGCACCTGCCTGAGTTCATGCAGGAAGGCACCTCCTTCGACAGGTTTGAtgag GATCCTTACATCTTTGAGCCCAACTGTCAGATGAGGGTGGACGAGTATGGTTTCTTCATCACCTGGAAGAGTGAGGGAAAG GAAGGCCAGGTTCTCGAGTGTTCCCTCATCAACAGTATCCGTGTTGGTGCCGTCCCAAAG gacCCCAAGATCTTGTCGTCATTCGAGGCCATCGGAAAGACGGAGGCAGACTTGGAGGGCTGCATCATCTGCATCTGCAGCGGCACTGACCTGGTCAACCTCAACTTCATGTTCATGGTGGCGGAGAACCCAGACACAGCCAGG aAATGGATCGAGGGTTTGAGGTCAGTGATTCACAACTTCAAGGCCAACAACGTCTGTCCAATGACCTGCCTCAAGAAACA TTGGATGAGAATGTGCTTCCTGACCAATGTGAATGGGAAGATTCCTGTGAGAGG CATTACTCGAACATTTGCAtctggaaagacagaaaaagggaTCTTTCAGGCCCTCAAGGATCTTGGCCTTCCTAGTGGAAAG AATGATGAGATTGAACCATCAGATTTCACCTTTGACATTTTCTACGCGCTCACACAGAAGATCTGCCCTCGCACAGACATAGAGGAACTTTTCAAGAACAT CAATGGGAACAAAACTGATTATTTAACTGTAGACCAGTTAGTCAGCTTTCTGAATGAA AACCAGCGTGACCCTAGGTTAAATGAGATCCTGTTCCCGTTCTACGACCCCAAGAGAGCCATGCAGATCATTGAGAAAtatgagagagatgaagaattAAAGAAGAAAG GTCACATGTCCAGTGACGGGTTCTGCCGGTACCTGATGTCAGATGAAAATGCTCCAGTTTTCTTGGACCGGCTGGAGCTGTACCAGGAAATGGACCAGTCGCTGGCCCACTACTTCATCAGCTCCTCCCACAACACTTACCTGACAGGGCGACAGTTTGGAGGGAAGTCTTCAGTAGAGATGTACCGTCAGGTCCTGCTGTCTGGATGCAG ATGTGTGGAGCTGGACTGCTGGGATGGGAAAGGAGATGACCAGGAGCCCATTATCACTCATGGCAAGGCCATGTGCACAGACATCCTGTTcaag GATGTTATCCAAGCTATCAAGGAGACAGCATTCGTCACTTCAGAGTACcctgttattttgtcctttGAAAACCATTGCAG TAAACCACAACAGTACAAGATGGCCAAGTATTGTGAGGAGATCTTTGGTGAATTACTCCTCAAACAACCTCTGGAAAACTACCCG ATTGAATCTGCGCGCCCGTTACCCTCCCCAAATGACCTGAAACGCAAAATCCTCATCAAAAACAAACGCTTGAAACCTGAAGTTGAACAGA aACAGCTCGAGGCCTTCAAGAAACGCATAGAGGCAGGAGAGACCAACACGCCTGCTATCATTTTGGGAGAGGAGAATGAAGACGACGTAGAGAACG gagAAAAAGATGCTGAGGATAAGGATTTGAATTCAGAGGCTCCCAGTTTGTCAGAGGCAACCAGTGAGAAAGAGGCCAACAGTGTTTCCCAGAGTAACGCTGTCAGCtcgaggaaagaagaagagcgcAGCAACAGTATCAAGAAG GTGCCTGATGATGAAGTGACAGAGATGTCTGAAGTCACAGAAGCAACAGACGCCACAGACATCTCAGAAGCATCTGACCAAGAAAATAACAAGAAG GGAGTCGAGGAGGCGGAAGACTCTGAAGAGGCTCTGATAGCTCAGTACACCTACGAAGGAGCCACCACTAACATCCACCCGTATCTCTCAGCCATGGTCAACTACGCACAGCCTGTCAAGTTCCAGAGTTTCGATGTGGCGGAGG aaAGGAACATTCACCACAACATGTCATCTTTTAATGAGTCTGTCGGTCTGGGCTATCTAAAGACCAATGCCATCGAGTTTGTCAA CTACAACAAGCGTCAGATGAGCCGTATCTACCCCAAAGGGGGCCGTGTGGACTCCAGTAATTACATGCCTCAGATCTTCTGGAACGCAGGCTGCCAGATGGTCTCACTCAACTTCCAGACCCCAG ATCTGGCCATGCAGTTGAACCAGGGGAAGTTTGAGTACAACGGCTCCTGCGG gtacCTGCTGAAGCCCGACTTCATGCGGCGATCAGACAGGATGTTTGACCCTTTCTCAGAGACACCGGTGGATGGCGTCATCGCTGCAACCTGCAGCGTACAG GTGTTCTCTGGTCAGTTCCTGTCAGATAAGAAAATTGGCACATACGTTGAGGTGGACATGTATGGGCTTCCGACAGACACCATCCGGAAGGAGTTCCGCACACGTATGGTGATGAACAATGGACTGAACCCAGCCTACAACGAGGAGCCCTTCGTCTTCAGAAAG GTGATATTACCGGATCTGGCAGTACTGCGCATCGCCGTCtacgacgacaacaacaagcTGATTGGTCAACGCATCCTGCCTCTGGACGGCCTGCAGGCTGGCTACCGTCACATCTCGCTGAGGAACGAGGGCAACAAGCCCTTGTCGTTGCCCACCATCTTCTGCCAAATCATCCTCAAGACCTACGTGCCCGACGGCTTTGGAG CAATCGTGGATGCCCTGTCAGACCCAAAGAAGTTCTTGACCATTGCAGAAAAGAGAGCTGATCAGATGAAGGCGTTGGGGATTGACACG AATGACATAGCAGACGTTCCCAGTGGAAGCTCAAAGAACGACAAGAAGGGAAAGGGGAGAGACACGGTGAAGGCCAGTGTGACACCGCAGGCCAGCTCAGACATGGCCCAGACCTCCAACTCCGCCCAAAATAACACCGCAGAAACCAAGAAGG ATACTGCACTCGTGCCTATTGTCAGCATCGACGacttaaaacaaatgaag ACGTACCTTAAACTGgttaaaaagcagcagaaggaGCTCAGCGCTTTAAAGAAGAAACACTCAAAG GATCAAAATACAATGCAGAAGGCCCACTGCACCCAGGTGGACAAGATGGTGTCTCAGCATGACAAGGAGAAGACAACCCTGGAGAAACTACTAGAGAAGGCCATCAAGAAGCGAGG GGAAAACAACTGCCAAGAgctgaagaaagagacagaggataAGATCCAATCGCTTGTTGCTGATCACAAAGTCAAG gtaaaggacatcacagcacagcacacGAAAGAGTGGTCAGAGCTGATCAGTAGTCACAGCAGTGAGGAGCAGGAGATAAAGGACGGCCACGTCACACAGCAGTGTGAACACCTCAAGAAACTCCTGGCCACTGTCCAGGAACAGCAGATCATGCAGCTCAAACTCATCCATGAACG GCAGAGCAAAGAGATGCGTGCCAACCAGGCCAAGATGTCTATGGAAAACAGTAAAGCCATCAGCCAGGACAAGACCATAAAAAacaaggcagagagagagag GAGAGTGCGGGAGttgaacagcagcaacaccaaGAAGTTCTTGGATGAGAGGAAGAGG ctggCCATGAAGCATCAGAAGGAGATGGAGCAGctagagaaaaaacagagagaacagttGGAGAAACTGGAGAAGTTCAATGAGCAG CTTTTGAAATCACACCATGCAAACAAACAGGTTCAAG GCCAAGGACATGCAGCAGATGGTGAagttggaggaggagatggaccGCAGACCTGCCACGGTGGTGTGAGCAACTGA